Proteins encoded in a region of the Candidatus Paceibacterota bacterium genome:
- a CDS encoding FAD-binding oxidoreductase has product MKFRVEKPFSFFPGQYCNIRINSSHNTKPRRSYSIVCTEAQNTVIEFGIKIIPHGEVSQLLQTAQIGDEVEIQGPLGNHFVWNPETHDQNAPLLLIASGSGIAPLISVIRARHSMPMHARPETILIYSVKHSHDIAYEQELHTLREKDTRFTYIQIVTQEPAGKASYSKRIDKELLNEECGRFLDRIPSIYVSGSSDFVNTISNQLQALGIAPKTIYSESFI; this is encoded by the coding sequence ATGAAATTTAGAGTTGAGAAACCTTTCTCCTTTTTCCCAGGTCAATACTGCAACATTCGAATCAACTCATCACACAATACCAAACCAAGAAGAAGCTACTCAATAGTGTGCACAGAGGCCCAGAACACAGTAATTGAATTTGGCATCAAGATTATTCCACATGGAGAGGTATCGCAGTTACTACAAACTGCTCAAATCGGAGATGAAGTTGAAATCCAAGGACCACTTGGAAATCATTTTGTTTGGAATCCAGAAACACACGATCAAAACGCACCCCTACTGTTAATCGCTTCAGGAAGCGGCATCGCACCGCTAATAAGCGTCATTCGTGCTCGACATTCAATGCCAATGCACGCACGACCAGAAACAATACTTATATATAGCGTTAAACACTCACATGACATCGCGTACGAACAAGAGTTACACACACTACGAGAAAAAGATACGCGCTTTACATATATACAAATTGTTACCCAAGAACCCGCTGGTAAAGCTAGCTACTCAAAACGGATTGATAAAGAACTACTGAACGAAGAATGCGGCCGATTCCTCGACCGCATTCCTAGTATCTACGTCTCTGGGTCCTCAGATTTCGTTAATACAATATCTAACCAACTCCAAGCATTAGGGATAGCTCCTAAAACAATATATTCTGAGAGTTTTATTTAA
- a CDS encoding ATPase, T2SS/T4P/T4SS family — MFHTVRVKNISGTPTEILDEIIGYGCGNGNSDIHIDPGAQDVRIRYRKDGMLQLFATYSLLVHEEVIRRLKILARIRTDDSFSARDGRFSLTVENVHYDIRTVTTPSYFGESVTLRILRPLDVSISLETLGFSTEDAVDIINHARSCYRKDYHSCALRRASGRNSHIKLNKTLRIYCFRSYP; from the coding sequence ATGTTCCATACTGTGCGTGTGAAAAATATTTCTGGCACACCAACTGAGATCCTGGACGAAATTATTGGGTATGGTTGTGGGAATGGTAATTCTGATATTCACATCGATCCTGGTGCACAGGATGTTCGAATTCGATATAGGAAAGATGGAATGCTTCAATTATTCGCTACGTACTCTTTATTGGTACATGAAGAAGTAATCAGGAGATTAAAAATATTAGCCCGGATCAGAACAGATGATTCTTTTAGTGCAAGAGACGGGAGATTTTCACTAACGGTTGAAAATGTCCACTATGATATTCGTACAGTTACTACACCGTCGTATTTTGGAGAATCAGTAACATTAAGAATTTTAAGACCACTTGATGTATCCATTTCACTTGAAACATTAGGGTTTAGTACTGAAGACGCGGTCGATATTATTAATCATGCAAGAAGCTGCTACAGGAAGGATTATCATTCGTGCGCCCTACGCAGAGCTTCAGGCCGGAATAGTCATATCAAGTTAAATAAAACTCTCAGAATATATTGTTTTAGGAGCTATCCCTAA
- the typA gene encoding translational GTPase TypA, producing MQEKQIRNIAIIAHVDHGKTTLTDQILKQTGAAIEGTTMDSNTLEQERGITIYSKNASVEYKGTKINIVDTPGHSDFGSEVERVLRAIDSVLLIVDAQEGPMPQTRFVLKKSLEIGLKPIVVINKIDKPASDPARVHDEVLELFIDLGANDDQLNFTVVYAIGREGIAKKELADVSTNLDPLLDTILEQVANADKGKENPLQMQVFNLGYDNFVGRMGICRIYAGTVKVGSTIWAKHPDGKFVSSKITKMFAFKGLDRVETQEAEAGDIVMVAGIANIEIGDTITDAEATPALPAIKVDEPTISLNFLVNDSPFGGREGKFVTNRQIRERLEKELEINVGLKVDFGADGAIVYGRGELHIGILLENMRREGYEVQVSQPKVIFKEIDGQKFEPFEEVTVDVPEAYYSRVIEKLSPRKGILMSMKQDHGSTYRLIFEIPTRGFLGYRNQFIIDTKGEGILSSRFLEFRPHVGHIDRHTTGAMISMESGKALTFALFNLSERGTIFIDPTEEVYEGMVIGDVVKGDDLYVNPTKGKQLTNMRASGSDEHMILQPAWKLSIERAMEVMREDEYIEITPTNIRLRKIYRNKSERDKAERQSKKD from the coding sequence ATGCAAGAAAAGCAGATCAGAAATATCGCCATCATCGCCCACGTGGACCATGGTAAAACAACCCTCACTGACCAAATCCTCAAACAAACAGGAGCAGCGATTGAAGGAACAACAATGGACTCAAACACTCTTGAACAAGAGCGTGGTATTACCATCTATTCAAAGAACGCTTCTGTTGAATATAAAGGTACAAAAATCAACATTGTAGACACACCAGGACACTCTGACTTCGGATCTGAAGTAGAACGTGTACTCCGTGCTATTGACTCAGTGCTTCTCATCGTCGACGCTCAAGAAGGCCCAATGCCTCAAACTCGATTCGTACTTAAAAAGTCTCTTGAAATTGGTCTTAAGCCAATTGTTGTTATTAACAAAATCGATAAGCCAGCATCTGACCCAGCACGTGTGCACGACGAAGTACTTGAGCTTTTCATTGACCTCGGTGCAAATGATGATCAATTAAACTTCACCGTCGTCTACGCTATCGGACGTGAAGGTATCGCAAAGAAAGAACTCGCTGATGTTTCAACTAACCTCGATCCCCTCCTCGACACCATTCTTGAGCAAGTAGCAAACGCTGACAAAGGAAAAGAAAACCCGCTTCAAATGCAGGTATTTAACCTCGGCTATGACAACTTCGTAGGACGCATGGGTATTTGCCGAATTTATGCTGGAACAGTAAAAGTTGGTTCAACAATCTGGGCAAAACACCCTGATGGAAAATTTGTATCTTCAAAGATCACAAAAATGTTTGCGTTTAAGGGTCTTGACCGTGTTGAAACACAAGAAGCAGAAGCTGGAGACATTGTGATGGTTGCCGGAATCGCAAATATTGAAATTGGAGACACTATTACTGATGCCGAAGCAACTCCTGCACTTCCTGCTATTAAAGTAGACGAACCAACAATCTCGCTTAACTTCCTTGTTAACGACTCACCATTTGGAGGACGTGAAGGTAAGTTCGTTACAAACCGTCAGATTCGAGAACGCCTTGAAAAGGAACTTGAAATCAACGTGGGACTTAAAGTCGACTTCGGTGCTGATGGTGCCATAGTCTATGGACGAGGAGAACTTCATATTGGAATCCTTCTAGAAAACATGCGACGTGAAGGATATGAGGTCCAGGTTTCTCAACCAAAAGTAATCTTCAAAGAAATCGATGGTCAGAAATTTGAACCATTTGAAGAAGTAACTGTTGATGTACCTGAAGCATATTACAGCCGTGTTATCGAAAAACTTTCTCCTCGAAAGGGAATCCTTATGTCCATGAAACAGGACCACGGAAGCACCTACCGCCTTATTTTTGAAATCCCAACTCGTGGATTCCTTGGGTATCGAAACCAATTTATTATTGATACAAAAGGAGAAGGAATTCTCTCAAGCCGATTCTTGGAGTTTCGCCCTCACGTAGGCCACATCGATCGCCACACAACTGGCGCCATGATTTCTATGGAAAGCGGAAAAGCACTCACCTTTGCACTGTTTAACCTCAGTGAACGAGGAACAATCTTCATTGATCCAACTGAAGAAGTATATGAAGGAATGGTTATCGGAGACGTTGTTAAGGGAGACGACCTATACGTTAACCCGACAAAGGGAAAACAACTTACAAACATGCGTGCATCAGGTTCTGATGAACACATGATTCTACAGCCAGCATGGAAACTCTCAATTGAGCGTGCCATGGAAGTGATGCGTGAAGATGAGTATATTGAAATTACTCCAACAAACATCCGTCTCCGAAAAATCTACAGGAATAAGAGTGAGCGTGACAAAGCAGAGCGACAGTCAAAAAAGGACTAG